Proteins from a genomic interval of Cucumis melo cultivar AY chromosome 7, USDA_Cmelo_AY_1.0, whole genome shotgun sequence:
- the LOC103487604 gene encoding uncharacterized protein LOC103487604 isoform X2 — protein sequence MFFRPLAKSLDLLLIFSLEGPAVLLLLYLLHKIGIFGCIGRGLCRMIWTCLASYFYAWEYCCSFMCIKLASVKRTRRRHVRRRDLEEEFESEEGKCQHESTSDSSNVLEHVESRSSRWSSRRWRRNHKDSQKRKSLRPKGHGVRVRSGRVLVYGKHRRKSVEVGNHSNEIDSFGMYGSSKFVHKERKYRRGRQR from the exons ATGTTTTTTCGGCCATTGGCAAAATCTTTGGATCTCCTCTTGATTTTCTCTCTGGAAGGTCCTGCAG TTCTTTTACTTCTCTATTTGCTACATAAAATTGGTATATTTGGATGCATTGGTCGGGGGCTCTGCAGAATGATATGGACTTGTTTAGCTTCTTATTTCTATGCATGGGAGTACTGCTGCAGTTTCATGTGTATCAAGCTTGCCAGTGTCAAAAGAACAAGACGACGACACGTTAGGAGAAGAGACCTGGAAGAAGAGTTTGAAAGCGAAGAAGGAAAATGCCAGCATGAGTCAACAAGCGACTCGAGCAATGTCCTTGAACATGTCGAGTCGAGAAGTAGCAGATGGTCGTCTCGACGATGGAGAAGGAACCACAAAGATTCTCAAAAGAGAAAATCGTTGAGGCCGAAAGGTCATGGAGTTCGAGTAAGGAGTGGTAGAGTGTTGGTTTATGGTAAGCACAGAAGAAAATCTGTTGAAGTTGGGAATCATTCGAATGAGATAGATAGTTTTGGAATGTATGGATCATCCAAATTTGTgcataaagaaagaaaatatagaAGAGGGAGGCAAAGATGA
- the LOC103487604 gene encoding protein HAPLESS 2 isoform X1 encodes MGNVASSLASDVFSAIGKIFGSPLDFLSGRSCSSVCGSTWDFICYIENFCVANLLKMGMVFILSYFVLLLLYLLHKIGIFGCIGRGLCRMIWTCLASYFYAWEYCCSFMCIKLASVKRTRRRHVRRRDLEEEFESEEGKCQHESTSDSSNVLEHVESRSSRWSSRRWRRNHKDSQKRKSLRPKGHGVRVRSGRVLVYGKHRRKSVEVGNHSNEIDSFGMYGSSKFVHKERKYRRGRQR; translated from the exons ATGGGTAATGTAGCCAGTTCATTGGCCTCTGATGTTTTTTCGGCCATTGGCAAAATCTTTGGATCTCCTCTTGATTTTCTCTCTGGAAGGTCCTGCAG TTCAGTATGTGGATCAACATGGGATTTCATATGCTACATAGAAAATTTCTGTGTCGCCAATTTGCTAAAGATGGGAATGGTTTTTATTCTCTCATACTTTG TTCTTTTACTTCTCTATTTGCTACATAAAATTGGTATATTTGGATGCATTGGTCGGGGGCTCTGCAGAATGATATGGACTTGTTTAGCTTCTTATTTCTATGCATGGGAGTACTGCTGCAGTTTCATGTGTATCAAGCTTGCCAGTGTCAAAAGAACAAGACGACGACACGTTAGGAGAAGAGACCTGGAAGAAGAGTTTGAAAGCGAAGAAGGAAAATGCCAGCATGAGTCAACAAGCGACTCGAGCAATGTCCTTGAACATGTCGAGTCGAGAAGTAGCAGATGGTCGTCTCGACGATGGAGAAGGAACCACAAAGATTCTCAAAAGAGAAAATCGTTGAGGCCGAAAGGTCATGGAGTTCGAGTAAGGAGTGGTAGAGTGTTGGTTTATGGTAAGCACAGAAGAAAATCTGTTGAAGTTGGGAATCATTCGAATGAGATAGATAGTTTTGGAATGTATGGATCATCCAAATTTGTgcataaagaaagaaaatatagaAGAGGGAGGCAAAGATGA